In Arthrobacter sp. CDRTa11, one DNA window encodes the following:
- a CDS encoding DUF3073 domain-containing protein, whose amino-acid sequence MGRGRQKAKATKQARDIKYYSPNTDYSALQRELTGPGSRATSHFANEPVEPDYSAYVDKYADDLEEDDDEVDTRRIG is encoded by the coding sequence ATGGGGCGCGGCCGTCAAAAGGCAAAAGCTACCAAGCAGGCTCGGGATATTAAGTACTATTCCCCGAACACTGACTATTCGGCACTTCAGCGTGAGCTGACGGGTCCGGGCAGTCGTGCCACGAGCCATTTCGCGAATGAGCCGGTTGAACCGGACTATTCGGCTTATGTGGATAAGTACGCGGACGATTTGGAAGAAGACGACGACGAGGTAGACACCCGTCGGATCGGCTAG
- a CDS encoding septum formation family protein, translating to MNDQDNPARPSEKGPGKPSGSPAGSGQGHLPPKPSSPPTAGLPHVPPASAGTPAGKVPPAPAAPPHQARTAEASPARPSAPGVTGSVRESGPAVSGSAREPAAAPPAPAPEAPFPKQPPVVKPGRIKQFLLKPRRNRHFLLRAAFAVVLLAVVGVLVWLVMWLTSNAQQPSAGNDVPGVVEISPTPLPSPLPLPREGVAPAEYRLGDCFKDFDPEALSSTLVACDTGHSAQLVAIYRYPAGDPYPGSEALQAKALEACQAARLAPAADEYTLNFRRAYPSSSSWESGDRRVDCYVMADGGNVINASVLP from the coding sequence GTGAACGACCAGGACAACCCGGCGCGCCCATCTGAAAAGGGGCCGGGAAAGCCTTCCGGAAGTCCCGCCGGCAGCGGCCAGGGACACCTCCCGCCCAAGCCTTCCTCGCCGCCGACGGCGGGCCTGCCGCACGTACCACCCGCGTCCGCCGGAACTCCCGCAGGCAAGGTGCCACCGGCACCGGCTGCGCCTCCTCACCAGGCCCGCACCGCCGAGGCGAGCCCCGCCCGGCCGAGCGCCCCCGGCGTAACAGGATCAGTCCGCGAGTCAGGGCCCGCAGTGTCAGGATCCGCCCGCGAGCCAGCAGCGGCGCCTCCCGCTCCAGCCCCGGAAGCACCCTTCCCAAAGCAACCGCCGGTCGTGAAACCGGGCCGGATCAAACAGTTCCTCCTCAAACCCCGCCGCAACCGTCATTTCCTTCTGAGGGCTGCCTTTGCCGTGGTGCTGCTGGCTGTTGTGGGAGTCCTGGTGTGGCTTGTCATGTGGCTCACTTCCAATGCCCAACAGCCGTCCGCCGGAAATGATGTCCCCGGCGTTGTGGAGATTTCTCCGACCCCGCTGCCGAGCCCGCTTCCATTGCCCCGCGAAGGCGTGGCTCCCGCCGAGTACAGGCTGGGCGACTGCTTCAAGGACTTTGATCCCGAAGCATTGTCCTCAACCCTGGTGGCCTGCGATACCGGCCACTCCGCCCAACTCGTGGCGATCTACCGGTATCCGGCAGGTGACCCCTATCCGGGCAGCGAGGCCCTCCAGGCCAAGGCACTGGAGGCCTGCCAGGCGGCACGGCTGGCCCCTGCCGCCGACGAGTACACCTTGAACTTCCGGCGCGCCTACCCGAGCAGCAGCAGCTGGGAATCGGGCGACCGCCGCGTGGACTGCTACGTCATGGCCGACGGCGGGAATGTCATCAACGCGAGCGTGCTGCCGTAG
- the clpB gene encoding ATP-dependent chaperone ClpB, which translates to MDVKFTTKSQEALSAAAMNASTAGNPQVEPAHLLKALMDQREGVAVALLRATGADPDAVSVQASSAIKALPATSGSSTQQAQLSRPALQAIQNAKNEADRLGDTFVSTEVLLLGLSAGSDAVGRLMRDAGASHEALLAALPGVRGDRKVTSPDPENTFQSLEKFGTDLTAMARSGKLDPVIGRDNEIRRIIQVLSRRTKNNPVLIGEPGVGKTAVVEGLAQRIVAGDVPESLRGKTLIGLDLASMVAGAKYRGEFEERLKAVLEEIKNSEGQIVTFIDEIHTVVGAGATGESSMDAGNMLKPMLARGELRLIGATTLDEFRENIEKDPALERRFQQVYVGEPSVDDTIGILRGLKERYEAHHKVTIADAALVAAATLSNRYISGRQLPDKAIDLVDEAASRLRMEIDSAPEEVDQLQRVVDRMTMEELALQGEKDEASVERLAALRADKADREEELNALKARWEAEKAGLNRVGDLKAKLDVLRSAYDKAAREGDLETASRVLYGEIPALERELNAAAAAEAEVTDKPAQMVAEQVTADDIAEVISAWTGIPAGRMLLGESQKLLHMEEELGKRLIGQSKAVAAVSDAVRRARAGISDPNRPTGSFLFLGPTGVGKTELAKALADFLFDDERAMVRIDMSEYSEKHSVARLVGAPPGYVGYEEGGQLTEAVRRRPYSVILLDEVEKAHPEVFDILLQVLDDGRLTDGQGRTVDFRNVILVLTSNLGSQFLVDQTLDAQAKRNAVMATVNNAFKPEFLNRLDEVVLFDALTVEELARIVELQVAELGRRLYERRLTLEVTDGARAWLAMSGFDPAYGARPLRRLVQREIGDRLAKAILSGDIVDGDTVLVDTSADVNELTVEGLEAMAAAGAGGPAGSGLSVRRKD; encoded by the coding sequence TTGGACGTCAAATTCACCACCAAGAGCCAGGAGGCGCTTTCGGCGGCTGCCATGAACGCCTCCACGGCGGGCAATCCACAGGTGGAACCCGCCCACCTGCTCAAGGCGCTGATGGACCAGCGCGAGGGCGTCGCCGTCGCGCTTCTCCGCGCCACCGGCGCGGATCCGGACGCCGTCAGCGTCCAGGCGAGCAGCGCCATCAAGGCGCTGCCGGCAACGTCGGGCAGTTCCACCCAGCAGGCCCAGCTGTCCCGGCCTGCCCTGCAGGCCATCCAAAACGCCAAAAATGAGGCGGATCGGCTGGGTGACACCTTTGTCTCCACTGAAGTCCTGTTGCTGGGACTCTCCGCCGGGAGTGACGCCGTCGGCCGGTTAATGCGCGACGCCGGTGCCTCCCATGAGGCGTTGCTCGCCGCCCTGCCTGGTGTGCGTGGGGACCGTAAAGTCACCAGCCCGGATCCGGAGAACACCTTCCAGTCACTGGAGAAGTTCGGGACCGACCTCACCGCGATGGCTCGCTCCGGCAAGCTGGATCCGGTGATCGGCCGCGACAACGAAATCCGCCGGATCATCCAGGTCCTGAGCCGCCGCACCAAGAACAACCCCGTGCTCATTGGCGAGCCTGGCGTTGGCAAGACGGCCGTCGTCGAAGGCCTGGCCCAGCGCATCGTCGCCGGAGACGTCCCGGAGAGCCTGCGGGGCAAGACCCTTATCGGCCTGGACCTCGCCTCTATGGTGGCAGGTGCCAAGTACCGGGGCGAGTTCGAGGAGCGGCTCAAGGCTGTCCTGGAGGAGATCAAAAACTCGGAAGGCCAGATTGTCACCTTCATCGACGAGATCCACACCGTCGTGGGGGCGGGAGCCACGGGGGAATCCTCCATGGACGCGGGCAACATGCTCAAGCCCATGCTGGCGCGCGGCGAGCTGCGCCTGATCGGCGCCACAACCCTGGACGAATTCCGCGAAAACATTGAGAAGGACCCGGCGCTGGAACGCCGTTTCCAGCAGGTGTACGTGGGCGAGCCAAGCGTAGACGACACCATCGGCATCCTCCGCGGCCTCAAGGAGCGCTACGAAGCCCACCACAAGGTGACCATCGCCGACGCCGCCCTGGTGGCCGCCGCGACGCTCTCCAACCGCTACATCTCGGGGCGCCAGCTGCCGGACAAGGCGATCGACCTCGTGGACGAAGCCGCGTCGCGGCTCCGGATGGAGATTGACTCAGCGCCGGAGGAGGTCGACCAGCTGCAGCGTGTTGTGGACCGGATGACCATGGAAGAACTGGCCCTGCAGGGCGAAAAGGATGAAGCCTCCGTGGAGCGCCTGGCTGCCTTGCGCGCCGACAAGGCTGACAGGGAGGAGGAGCTGAACGCTCTCAAGGCCCGCTGGGAAGCCGAGAAGGCAGGGCTCAACCGCGTAGGTGATCTGAAGGCAAAGCTGGATGTGCTGCGCTCCGCTTACGACAAGGCTGCTCGTGAAGGCGACCTGGAGACGGCCTCACGGGTCCTCTATGGCGAGATTCCCGCGCTGGAACGCGAGCTGAACGCCGCCGCTGCCGCCGAAGCAGAGGTAACGGACAAGCCCGCCCAGATGGTGGCCGAGCAGGTCACCGCTGACGACATCGCCGAGGTCATTTCCGCCTGGACCGGCATTCCTGCCGGACGCATGCTGCTGGGCGAAAGCCAGAAGCTGCTGCATATGGAGGAGGAGCTGGGGAAGCGGCTGATTGGCCAGTCCAAGGCCGTGGCCGCGGTGTCCGACGCCGTCCGCCGTGCCCGTGCCGGCATCAGCGATCCCAACCGTCCCACCGGCTCCTTCCTGTTCCTGGGGCCCACCGGTGTTGGCAAGACGGAGCTGGCCAAGGCCCTCGCGGACTTCCTCTTCGACGACGAACGCGCCATGGTCCGGATCGACATGTCCGAGTACAGCGAAAAGCACTCGGTGGCACGGCTGGTTGGTGCACCCCCGGGCTACGTCGGCTACGAGGAGGGCGGCCAGCTGACTGAAGCCGTCCGCCGCCGGCCATACTCCGTGATTCTCCTGGACGAGGTGGAGAAGGCCCACCCCGAGGTCTTCGACATCCTCCTGCAGGTCCTCGACGACGGCCGGCTCACCGATGGCCAGGGCCGCACCGTGGACTTCCGGAATGTAATCCTGGTCCTGACCTCGAACCTGGGCAGCCAGTTCCTGGTGGACCAGACGTTGGACGCCCAGGCCAAGCGGAATGCCGTGATGGCCACCGTGAACAATGCCTTCAAGCCCGAGTTCCTGAACCGTTTGGACGAGGTGGTGCTGTTCGATGCCCTGACTGTGGAAGAACTCGCGCGCATCGTGGAACTGCAGGTGGCCGAACTCGGCAGGAGGCTGTACGAGCGCCGGCTTACCCTCGAGGTGACCGATGGCGCCCGCGCCTGGCTGGCCATGTCCGGTTTCGATCCCGCCTACGGTGCCCGGCCACTGCGCCGGCTGGTCCAGCGCGAGATCGGCGACAGGCTTGCCAAGGCCATCCTCTCCGGCGACATCGTGGACGGCGATACGGTGCTGGTGGACACGTCCGCTGACGTCAACGAACTCACGGTTGAGGGGCTGGAGGCGATGGCAGCTGCCGGCGCGGGCGGCCCTGCCGGCAGCGGCCTGTCAGTCCGGCGGAAGGACTAG
- a CDS encoding YciI family protein, with translation MKKFVVLYIAPQSAQAQMAESSPEAAQEGMKAWMEWAERAGDGLVDMGNPLGAGKEITTSGASETTTNVAGYGILQAEDLDGAQALLEDHPHLMMPGASIQVYESLDLPGI, from the coding sequence ATGAAGAAATTTGTCGTTCTTTACATCGCACCGCAGTCCGCACAGGCACAGATGGCAGAGAGTTCCCCGGAAGCCGCCCAGGAAGGCATGAAAGCCTGGATGGAGTGGGCCGAACGCGCGGGTGACGGCCTGGTTGATATGGGGAATCCGCTGGGGGCCGGCAAGGAAATCACCACGTCCGGAGCCTCCGAGACCACCACAAACGTGGCCGGTTACGGCATTCTCCAGGCCGAGGACCTGGACGGCGCACAGGCCTTGCTGGAGGACCACCCGCACTTGATGATGCCGGGGGCCAGCATCCAGGTTTACGAATCCCTTGACCTGCCCGGCATCTAA
- a CDS encoding sulfate/molybdate ABC transporter ATP-binding protein, which produces MTFTVRAAVEARGFDVSLTLGPAETVAVMGPNGAGKSSLLAVIAGLLHPDSGKAELDGRVLFDLADGRGEWTAPHRRGTALLAQEPLLFPHLSALDNVAFGPRSTGASKHHARESAKRWLAEVEAEGLALRRPAELSGGQAQRVAVARALAADPGLLLLDEPMAALDIHAAPLLRRLLKRVLAGRRAIIITHDVLDALMLADRVMILENGRISEAGPTREVLQRPKSRFAAGLAGLNFIPGRITVHGLESGTLAIYGQHDDFPGPLPTGQPGVAVFPPSAVSIFPHEAHGSPRNSFAVTIAHLEPHGDLIRVRGGEGGHLSADVTPEASADLGLAPGMQVYFVVKAGAVAIYPG; this is translated from the coding sequence GTGACGTTCACGGTCCGGGCAGCGGTGGAGGCCCGGGGCTTCGATGTCTCCCTCACGCTGGGGCCGGCCGAGACAGTGGCGGTGATGGGCCCCAACGGCGCAGGCAAGTCCTCCCTGCTGGCCGTCATAGCGGGTCTGCTGCACCCGGACTCAGGCAAAGCGGAGCTCGACGGCCGGGTCCTCTTTGACCTCGCGGACGGCCGGGGCGAATGGACAGCTCCGCACCGGCGCGGCACGGCACTCCTGGCACAGGAGCCCCTGCTTTTCCCGCACCTCAGTGCGCTGGACAACGTGGCTTTTGGACCCCGCAGCACGGGTGCCTCCAAGCACCATGCCCGGGAATCGGCCAAGCGGTGGCTGGCTGAAGTGGAAGCCGAAGGGCTGGCCCTGCGGCGACCGGCGGAACTGTCCGGCGGGCAGGCGCAGCGGGTGGCTGTGGCGCGGGCGCTGGCAGCGGATCCAGGGCTTCTCCTGCTGGACGAGCCCATGGCCGCCCTGGACATCCATGCTGCCCCGCTGCTGCGGCGGCTGCTCAAACGGGTACTTGCCGGCCGGCGGGCCATCATCATTACGCATGACGTGCTGGATGCCCTGATGCTGGCGGACCGGGTGATGATCCTGGAGAACGGCCGGATCAGTGAGGCAGGCCCGACGCGTGAGGTGCTCCAGCGCCCGAAAAGCCGGTTCGCCGCCGGTCTGGCCGGGCTGAACTTCATCCCCGGCAGGATCACGGTGCATGGCCTGGAGTCCGGGACGCTGGCCATCTACGGACAGCACGATGACTTTCCCGGCCCGCTGCCCACCGGGCAGCCCGGCGTGGCGGTGTTCCCGCCGTCGGCCGTTTCAATATTCCCCCATGAGGCGCACGGCAGCCCGCGGAACTCCTTCGCCGTGACCATCGCCCACCTGGAACCGCACGGGGACCTGATCCGGGTCCGTGGCGGCGAAGGCGGGCATTTGAGTGCCGACGTCACCCCGGAAGCGTCGGCTGACCTGGGGCTGGCACCGGGAATGCAGGTGTATTTTGTGGTCAAGGCCGGCGCGGTGGCCATCTACCCCGGCTGA
- a CDS encoding ABC transporter permease codes for MSPRKAPTYTGVPAWIYAVAAAGGLLVLLPLAAMVARVNWPQFLPLITSDSSLTALGLSLRTSAASTALCLLLGVPIALVLARGSFPGQRLLRSLVLLPLVLPPVVGGIALLYTFGRQGLLGRTVEVLGLQIAFSTTAVVLAQTFVALPFLVVSLEGALRTAGPRYEAVAATLGARPSTVLRRVTLPLVLPGLASGAVLSFARSLGEFGATLTFAGSLEGVTRTLPLEIYLQRETDADAAVALSLVLVAVAVSVVALAYRSPRPSGRTFAGSMTAQSTTAESATPPRATRGGVQ; via the coding sequence ATGAGCCCCCGCAAAGCCCCCACCTACACGGGCGTTCCCGCGTGGATCTACGCGGTGGCCGCTGCCGGCGGGTTGCTGGTGCTGCTCCCGCTGGCCGCCATGGTGGCCCGGGTCAACTGGCCGCAGTTCCTCCCGCTGATCACCTCCGACTCCTCGCTGACAGCCTTGGGCTTGAGCCTGCGCACGTCTGCGGCCAGCACCGCGCTGTGCCTTCTGCTGGGGGTTCCCATCGCCCTGGTCCTGGCGCGGGGCAGCTTTCCGGGCCAGCGGCTGCTCCGATCCCTGGTGCTGCTCCCGCTGGTGCTTCCGCCCGTGGTGGGCGGCATCGCCCTGCTGTACACGTTTGGCCGGCAGGGCCTGCTGGGCCGCACCGTTGAGGTCCTGGGCCTGCAGATAGCGTTCTCCACCACGGCGGTGGTCCTGGCCCAGACGTTTGTGGCCCTGCCGTTCCTGGTGGTCAGCCTCGAGGGCGCCTTGAGGACGGCAGGCCCCCGGTACGAGGCCGTGGCCGCCACCCTGGGCGCCCGGCCCAGCACGGTTCTTCGCCGGGTCACGCTGCCGCTGGTGCTTCCCGGCCTGGCCTCGGGCGCCGTGCTGTCGTTCGCCCGCAGCCTGGGCGAGTTCGGCGCCACGCTCACCTTCGCCGGGAGCCTGGAGGGAGTCACCAGGACATTGCCGCTTGAAATCTACCTTCAGCGTGAAACGGATGCCGATGCCGCCGTCGCCCTTTCCCTCGTCCTGGTGGCAGTAGCGGTCTCGGTGGTGGCCCTTGCGTACCGCAGCCCGCGCCCCTCCGGCCGCACCTTTGCAGGAAGTATGACTGCACAAAGTACAACTGCAGAAAGTGCGACGCCGCCACGCGCCACCCGCGGGGGAGTCCAGTGA
- the modA gene encoding molybdate ABC transporter substrate-binding protein, producing the protein MRRPAVAGKPAIAGKLLVVVLATVILAACTPSGQAGQAGQGGADDGGASGSGGTVTVFAAASLKSPFTQLAKQFEAANPGTRVTLNFAGSADLATQIFQGAPADVFASADNRNMGKLLDEGLVEDEPRDFATNTLTIAVPPGNPAGIYAFHDLEKPGTKVVVCASQVPCGAAIRNIAEETGTSLTPVSEETSVTDVLGKVTSGEADAGLVYVTDAQGAGGKVESVPFPEAAQAVNSYPIATVKGARNKAAAQAFRELVLGSGGQAVLGAAGFGAPQP; encoded by the coding sequence ATGAGGCGGCCCGCCGTTGCAGGAAAACCCGCCATTGCAGGAAAACTCCTGGTCGTGGTGCTCGCCACCGTCATCCTGGCTGCCTGCACGCCGTCCGGGCAGGCGGGACAGGCCGGACAGGGCGGAGCCGACGACGGCGGCGCCTCCGGATCCGGTGGCACCGTCACGGTTTTCGCCGCGGCCTCGCTCAAATCCCCCTTCACACAGTTGGCGAAGCAATTCGAGGCCGCCAACCCGGGAACCAGGGTCACGCTGAATTTCGCCGGCTCGGCAGACCTGGCTACCCAGATCTTCCAGGGTGCCCCGGCGGACGTCTTCGCCTCAGCGGACAACCGGAACATGGGCAAGCTCCTGGACGAGGGACTTGTGGAGGATGAGCCGCGAGACTTCGCCACCAATACGCTCACCATCGCCGTCCCGCCCGGCAACCCCGCCGGCATCTACGCGTTCCACGACCTGGAAAAGCCCGGCACCAAGGTGGTGGTCTGCGCCAGCCAGGTGCCATGCGGCGCTGCGATCCGCAACATCGCCGAAGAGACCGGCACCTCGCTGACCCCTGTCAGCGAGGAAACCTCCGTCACCGATGTCCTGGGCAAAGTCACGTCGGGGGAGGCCGACGCCGGGCTGGTCTACGTCACGGATGCACAAGGTGCCGGCGGGAAGGTGGAGTCAGTGCCCTTCCCCGAGGCTGCCCAAGCCGTCAACAGCTACCCCATCGCCACCGTGAAAGGCGCCAGGAACAAGGCCGCGGCACAAGCGTTCCGTGAACTCGTCCTGGGCAGCGGGGGCCAGGCGGTGCTGGGCGCCGCCGGCTTCGGTGCCCCGCAGCCATGA
- a CDS encoding TOBE domain-containing protein, with amino-acid sequence MSSIRVAEAARFLGVSDDTIRRWMENGSLTPVKDAAGRLSVDGLELAHHAQKLAQLPDEPHRTGSSARNRFVGLVTGITMDTVMAQVELQCGPFRVVSLMSSEAVRELGLELGSVATAVVKATTVIIETPHGKGSA; translated from the coding sequence ATGTCCAGTATCCGCGTTGCCGAAGCTGCCCGGTTCCTTGGCGTCAGCGACGACACCATCCGCCGCTGGATGGAGAACGGCAGCCTGACCCCCGTCAAGGACGCTGCCGGCCGGCTCTCCGTCGACGGCCTGGAGCTGGCGCATCACGCACAGAAACTCGCACAGCTCCCGGACGAGCCGCACAGGACAGGAAGCTCGGCACGCAACAGGTTCGTCGGCCTGGTCACTGGCATCACCATGGACACCGTTATGGCCCAGGTAGAGCTGCAGTGCGGGCCGTTCCGCGTGGTGTCCCTTATGAGCAGCGAGGCAGTTCGCGAGCTGGGCCTGGAGCTTGGTTCCGTGGCCACCGCCGTGGTCAAGGCCACCACCGTGATTATCGAGACGCCGCACGGAAAGGGCTCCGCATGA
- a CDS encoding FAD-binding oxidoreductase has protein sequence MKWIKRDSPDYHQARKVFNAMIDRRPAVIAQCFNDADVTEALRYGRENSLPIAVRAGGHSVAGMSTNDDGIVIDVRHMKSIQVDPESGIVTAGAGLTCGEFDRATQAHGLAVTGGRVSTTGIAGFTLGGGSGWLERSFGFACDSLVSVNLVTADGDRVTASARENPELFWALHGGGGNFGVATSFTFQAHRLGPVVHAGMWLWPAEAATDVSRAFRDLAVAAPDNVGLALVYFTAPPEPFMPEQMVGKMATLIVYLYAGDPEEGSEHARPFRELGPAVDLVEDTTYAEFQCSLDDPPDHYNYWSADYHNDLPDEALDVFVDSALHLPDATSQQLIARWGGAVGGNAAAATPLINRNAAWVSHPYGISPTPEEGQLAKTWVKDFRGKIAPYATGGVWLNFIGNEGQERIRAAFGDQNYARLARVKREFDPQNVFRGNQNILPAEG, from the coding sequence ATGAAGTGGATAAAGCGTGACAGCCCGGACTACCACCAGGCCCGGAAGGTTTTCAACGCCATGATCGACCGGAGGCCGGCCGTCATCGCCCAGTGTTTCAATGATGCCGACGTGACCGAGGCCCTTCGGTACGGCCGCGAAAACTCGTTGCCCATCGCCGTCCGCGCCGGCGGGCATTCAGTGGCCGGAATGTCCACCAACGACGACGGCATAGTCATCGATGTGCGGCACATGAAGTCCATCCAGGTGGACCCGGAAAGCGGCATAGTCACCGCCGGCGCGGGTTTGACCTGTGGTGAGTTTGACAGGGCAACGCAGGCACATGGCCTGGCAGTTACCGGGGGGAGAGTCTCTACCACTGGAATCGCCGGATTCACCCTGGGCGGGGGCTCCGGGTGGCTGGAGCGCTCCTTCGGCTTCGCCTGTGACAGCCTCGTCTCAGTGAACCTGGTGACCGCCGACGGCGACCGCGTCACCGCGAGCGCGCGGGAGAATCCGGAACTCTTCTGGGCGCTCCATGGCGGCGGCGGAAATTTCGGAGTGGCCACGTCCTTCACTTTCCAAGCCCACCGACTCGGTCCGGTGGTCCACGCCGGGATGTGGCTGTGGCCCGCTGAGGCCGCCACGGACGTCTCCCGTGCCTTCAGGGATCTTGCCGTTGCAGCTCCGGACAACGTTGGCCTGGCGCTCGTGTACTTTACGGCACCGCCGGAGCCTTTTATGCCCGAGCAGATGGTGGGAAAGATGGCCACACTCATCGTCTACCTGTACGCCGGCGACCCCGAGGAAGGCTCCGAACACGCGAGGCCCTTCCGCGAGCTCGGACCGGCCGTTGACCTGGTGGAAGACACCACCTATGCCGAGTTCCAGTGCTCCCTCGATGATCCTCCCGATCACTACAACTACTGGAGTGCCGACTATCACAACGACCTGCCGGACGAAGCGCTGGACGTCTTTGTGGACTCGGCCCTACACCTCCCCGATGCCACTTCGCAGCAGCTCATCGCGCGCTGGGGCGGCGCAGTCGGAGGAAACGCTGCCGCCGCCACTCCGCTTATCAACCGGAACGCGGCGTGGGTCAGCCATCCTTACGGAATCTCGCCGACGCCCGAGGAAGGCCAGCTGGCCAAAACCTGGGTGAAAGACTTCCGCGGAAAAATCGCTCCCTACGCTACGGGCGGGGTGTGGCTCAACTTCATCGGCAATGAAGGCCAGGAACGGATTCGTGCGGCCTTCGGCGATCAGAACTATGCGCGCCTGGCGCGGGTCAAGCGGGAGTTCGATCCGCAGAACGTGTTCCGCGGAAACCAAAACATCCTGCCGGCAGAGGGCTGA
- a CDS encoding DUF4031 domain-containing protein — protein sequence MAIFLDPPLWPAHGTHFSHLISDSSLEELHAFASAAGIPERAFDCDHYDVPERRIEDLVAAGAVPVEGRILVRKLISSGLRIPARQRNKSLKVPLLNRWNSVMPGHDALFLDLLDRWGEEHRKYHGRTHLLAVLEALDLLSEPAEPPRHVVLGAWFHDAVYRGIAGQDEEESARLAEGRLAEAGLPDADVEEVARLVRLTADHCPGQGDDDGALLCDADLSVLGGEPESYARYLAAVREDYAHIGDADFAAGRAAVVRRLLDLDPLFHTERAQELWLDAARRNLQGELA from the coding sequence ATGGCCATTTTTCTGGACCCGCCCCTTTGGCCTGCCCACGGAACCCACTTCTCGCACCTCATCTCAGACAGTTCGCTCGAGGAGCTCCACGCCTTTGCCTCCGCAGCCGGCATTCCGGAGCGGGCGTTCGACTGCGACCACTACGACGTCCCAGAGCGCCGCATTGAGGACCTGGTGGCCGCCGGAGCCGTTCCGGTTGAGGGGCGGATCCTGGTGCGGAAGCTCATCTCCAGCGGGCTGCGCATCCCGGCACGACAGCGCAACAAGTCTCTGAAAGTGCCGCTGCTGAACCGCTGGAACTCCGTTATGCCGGGCCATGACGCACTCTTTCTGGACCTGCTGGACCGCTGGGGCGAGGAACACCGCAAGTACCATGGCCGCACGCACCTGCTCGCCGTGCTGGAGGCCCTGGACCTGCTCAGCGAACCCGCAGAGCCGCCCCGCCACGTGGTCCTCGGAGCCTGGTTCCACGATGCCGTGTACCGCGGCATTGCCGGCCAGGATGAGGAGGAATCCGCCCGGCTCGCCGAGGGCAGGCTGGCTGAGGCCGGACTTCCGGACGCGGACGTCGAGGAGGTGGCCCGCCTGGTGCGGCTGACCGCGGACCACTGCCCGGGACAAGGGGACGACGACGGCGCCCTCCTGTGCGATGCGGACCTTTCGGTCCTCGGCGGTGAACCGGAGTCCTACGCTCGCTATCTGGCGGCTGTCCGGGAAGACTATGCGCACATCGGCGACGCCGACTTCGCGGCCGGACGCGCCGCCGTCGTACGGCGCCTGCTGGACCTGGACCCGCTCTTCCACACTGAGCGGGCACAGGAGCTGTGGCTGGACGCCGCGCGACGCAACCTTCAGGGCGAGCTGGCCTGA
- a CDS encoding VOC family protein: MNLRIQAVCIDSTNPKVPADFWEKALGWRRTYEVEDEIVLEPPAGSPEDGVSPDLLFLKVPERKEIKNRLHLDLRPEDQAAEVKRLEDLGARRVSVGQGDDVTWVVLADPDGNEFCILRALRTEELEAQGLVPGVEAKP, translated from the coding sequence ATGAACCTGCGAATCCAAGCCGTTTGCATCGACTCCACGAATCCCAAGGTGCCCGCAGATTTTTGGGAGAAAGCCCTGGGGTGGCGCCGGACGTACGAGGTGGAGGACGAAATCGTCCTCGAACCTCCGGCAGGCAGCCCCGAGGACGGCGTCTCACCGGACCTGCTGTTCCTCAAGGTCCCAGAGCGCAAGGAGATTAAGAACCGGCTGCATCTTGACCTTCGCCCGGAAGACCAGGCCGCGGAGGTCAAGCGCCTGGAGGACCTGGGCGCCCGCCGCGTATCGGTGGGCCAAGGGGACGACGTGACCTGGGTGGTGTTGGCTGACCCGGACGGCAACGAGTTCTGCATCCTCCGCGCCCTCCGGACGGAGGAGCTGGAAGCCCAGGGACTGGTGCCGGGCGTTGAAGCAAAGCCTTAG
- a CDS encoding YccF domain-containing protein, with translation MKTLLNIIWLVFGGFWLALGYFLAGIICCLLIITIPWGIASFRIAAYTFWPFGRTVVDKPGGTGIFSLLGNVIWLLVAGIWIAIGHVVTAFAMAITIIGIPLAIANLKLIPVSLMPLGKQIVPTDAPFVTSYR, from the coding sequence ATGAAGACACTGCTCAACATCATCTGGCTGGTTTTTGGCGGCTTCTGGCTTGCCTTGGGCTATTTCCTGGCAGGAATTATCTGCTGCCTGCTCATCATCACCATTCCGTGGGGGATCGCCTCATTCCGAATTGCTGCGTACACGTTCTGGCCGTTCGGGCGCACCGTGGTGGACAAGCCTGGCGGAACCGGCATCTTCTCCCTGCTGGGCAACGTGATCTGGCTGCTGGTGGCTGGGATCTGGATCGCGATCGGGCATGTTGTCACCGCCTTTGCCATGGCCATCACCATTATCGGCATCCCGCTGGCCATCGCCAACCTCAAGCTGATCCCGGTGTCCCTGATGCCACTGGGCAAACAGATCGTACCCACTGACGCGCCGTTCGTGACCAGCTACCGCTAA